A genomic segment from Saprospiraceae bacterium encodes:
- a CDS encoding serine hydrolase, protein MLCPDQNYEKSKIVDEWLWRSTKGDHALEVFLAEYYLEDGDLYSMDNFAPTATGSTWNYSNIATSLAAYLVEAATGTPFKEYVTTNILQPLGMTKTAYDLAEKVHDTIVEFIQNN, encoded by the coding sequence GTGCTTTGTCCAGATCAAAATTATGAAAAATCAAAAATTGTTGATGAATGGCTTTGGCGTTCAACAAAGGGAGACCATGCCTTGGAAGTATTTTTGGCGGAATACTATCTCGAGGACGGCGACTTGTACAGCATGGACAATTTTGCCCCGACTGCCACCGGCTCGACTTGGAACTACTCCAATATAGCCACCTCATTGGCTGCCTATTTAGTCGAAGCGGCTACGGGAACACCTTTCAAAGAGTATGTCACAACAAACATCTTACAGCCCTTGGGCATGACCAAAACAGCTTATGATTTGGCTGAAAAAGTCCACGATACCATTGTTGAATTCATCCAGAACAATTGA
- a CDS encoding MFS transporter, which yields MSQIQTKTSSFTSYQILLIVVFVFILFTIVVDYMTLPALSAIILPELQISTQQFGLVVSVYAFSAGISAFLATGFADSFDRKKLLLVYYGGFLLGMVLCATANSLTALIVARVITGIFGGVVASICFAIVADLFETDQRGRVMGYVQIAFAASLVAGLPLALYLATNFNWHITYWIFFGCGLIVLIIVFLKINAINEHLHIKEKENLLKHSFNIIRNRNYLIVFLNNIFLVLGDAMFMTFGSAYSTNNLGVRLNDLPLLYGVGGVATIVFSPVIGKLSDQHGKFKIFVVGTALAIAMVAIYSNLGSVPFWLVVLLHTLLFVGINSRMIASTALATVVPDQPDRGAFMALDSSFQQVAGGVAATAAGLIVYQASNGVILGYPFLGWVVIGVMVVTIGLMYAIHRIVIRKK from the coding sequence ATGTCCCAAATTCAAACCAAAACGAGTTCCTTCACTTCTTATCAAATATTATTAATCGTGGTATTCGTATTCATACTGTTCACCATAGTGGTGGACTATATGACCTTGCCCGCCCTTTCAGCAATTATACTACCCGAACTTCAAATCTCCACCCAACAATTCGGATTAGTGGTGTCTGTCTATGCTTTTAGTGCTGGCATATCAGCATTTTTGGCAACTGGATTTGCGGACAGTTTTGACCGTAAGAAATTATTGCTTGTCTATTATGGTGGCTTTTTGTTGGGGATGGTGCTTTGTGCCACCGCCAATTCTCTGACCGCATTAATCGTTGCCAGAGTGATCACCGGGATTTTTGGGGGAGTAGTAGCTTCGATATGCTTTGCCATTGTTGCTGATTTGTTTGAGACCGATCAAAGAGGTCGGGTCATGGGATATGTACAGATTGCGTTTGCTGCCAGCCTCGTAGCGGGATTGCCGCTTGCATTGTATTTAGCAACCAATTTTAATTGGCATATTACTTACTGGATATTTTTCGGCTGCGGTCTTATTGTTTTGATTATTGTATTCTTAAAAATAAACGCTATCAATGAACATTTGCATATTAAAGAAAAAGAAAACCTACTGAAACATTCATTTAACATTATCAGGAATCGCAATTATTTGATAGTTTTCTTAAACAATATTTTCCTTGTATTGGGTGACGCAATGTTTATGACTTTTGGTTCTGCTTACAGCACCAATAACCTCGGTGTCAGGCTCAATGACCTTCCCTTGTTATATGGTGTTGGCGGAGTGGCTACGATTGTGTTCAGTCCTGTAATTGGGAAACTTTCTGACCAGCATGGAAAATTTAAAATTTTTGTTGTAGGGACGGCTTTGGCCATTGCCATGGTTGCCATTTACAGCAATTTGGGCAGCGTTCCTTTTTGGCTGGTTGTTCTATTGCATACCTTGCTTTTTGTTGGCATCAATTCTCGCATGATTGCTTCAACGGCTTTGGCTACCGTCGTACCAGACCAGCCGGATAGAGGTGCATTCATGGCACTCGACTCATCGTTTCAGCAGGTAGCAGGGGGGGTAGCAGCAACTGCCGCAGGACTGATTGTTTATCAGGCATCGAATGGGGTGATCCTTGGATACCCGTTTTTAGGCTGGGTGGTTATCGGTGTGATGGTGGTAACGATAGGACTGATGTATGCCATCCACCGAATTGTGATCAGAAAAAAATAA